The following are encoded together in the Polycladomyces subterraneus genome:
- a CDS encoding LysE/ArgO family amino acid transporter produces the protein MLAAIIHGWVLAFGLIIPLGAQNVFIFNQGALQPKWSRSLPAVLTASVCDTLLIALAVAGVSLVVLKLAWLKWTLFGVGFFFLLYMGWNIWQSAPDPHSEKERTPLPPVKQITFALSVSLLNPHAILDTIGVIGTSSLQYTGIARWAFTLSCILVSWVWFFGLSVAGRAVRTLDTGGRWLHWINCLSALIIWGVAAMIGQQLIVELGKRAATTSW, from the coding sequence ATGTTGGCAGCTATCATTCACGGATGGGTTCTCGCTTTCGGTCTGATTATCCCGTTGGGTGCGCAAAATGTGTTTATTTTTAACCAAGGCGCTCTTCAACCCAAATGGTCCCGGTCGCTGCCAGCCGTTTTGACCGCTTCCGTTTGCGACACCTTATTGATCGCATTGGCCGTAGCAGGTGTGTCACTGGTAGTTCTCAAATTGGCATGGCTGAAATGGACACTCTTCGGCGTTGGCTTTTTCTTTTTGTTATATATGGGATGGAACATCTGGCAATCAGCACCCGATCCCCATTCCGAAAAAGAGCGTACACCACTGCCTCCGGTCAAACAGATCACGTTTGCCTTATCCGTCTCCCTGCTGAATCCTCACGCCATTCTGGACACCATCGGCGTGATCGGCACTAGCTCATTGCAGTACACGGGGATTGCTCGTTGGGCGTTTACACTTTCCTGCATCCTCGTCTCATGGGTATGGTTTTTCGGTTTGTCCGTAGCTGGACGTGCGGTACGCACGCTGGATACCGGCGGACGATGGTTGCATTGGATCAATTGCCTTTCGGCTTTGATCATTTGGGGAGTAGCCGCGATGATCGGCCAGCAACTGATCGTGGAGCTGGGAAAACGTGCCGCAACGACGTCATGGTAA
- a CDS encoding amino acid permease, producing the protein MNMSLFRKKSINQLIQSSRTGKTLKKDLTAWDLTLLGIGAIIGTGIFVLTGTGALKAGPALTLSFIVAGLACAFAALCYAEFASLVPVSGSVYTYSYATLGEFVAWIIGWDLVLEYLLATSTVSVGWSGYFQSLLKGLFGFELPVALTAAPGALPGKATFFNLPAFLIVLVITFLLARGITESKRANNIMVIIKILVVLLFIFVGVQYVKPANWMPYMPFGYQGVFSAAALVFFAYIGFDAVAAAAEETKNPQRDLPRGLLYSLGICTVLYVVVSGIMTGMVPFKLFAQDQSHPVSLALERVGQNWVAGFVDLGAIIGMTTVMLVMLYGQTRIFFAMSRDGLLPRKFSDVHEKYRTPYGATWFLGLIAALIGALVPLDKLAELVNIGTLAAFTLVSFGVLVLRKTMPDVKRPFKVPGVPVVPILAILFCVFLMTRLAAITWMAFVIWLTIGLVIYFGYSRKHSALSEAE; encoded by the coding sequence ATGAACATGAGTCTATTCCGGAAAAAGAGTATCAACCAATTGATCCAGTCAAGCAGAACAGGAAAAACCCTGAAAAAAGATCTGACCGCTTGGGATCTCACTCTGCTGGGGATCGGAGCGATCATCGGAACGGGTATTTTCGTTCTGACTGGAACCGGTGCGCTGAAGGCGGGCCCGGCTTTGACCCTGTCCTTTATCGTGGCCGGTTTGGCTTGTGCGTTTGCCGCCCTTTGTTACGCGGAGTTCGCTTCTCTCGTGCCGGTGTCGGGTTCGGTATACACGTACAGCTACGCCACTTTGGGCGAATTTGTGGCTTGGATCATCGGTTGGGATTTGGTGTTGGAATATTTGTTGGCGACCAGTACGGTTTCCGTCGGCTGGTCAGGATATTTCCAATCACTGTTAAAAGGGTTGTTCGGTTTTGAACTGCCGGTGGCATTGACCGCCGCTCCTGGTGCGTTGCCGGGTAAAGCCACCTTTTTTAATCTGCCCGCATTTCTCATCGTGCTGGTGATTACCTTCTTGTTGGCACGGGGAATCACGGAGTCCAAACGAGCCAACAATATCATGGTCATCATCAAAATCCTCGTTGTGTTGCTGTTTATTTTTGTGGGTGTCCAATATGTCAAACCGGCGAACTGGATGCCGTATATGCCGTTTGGTTATCAAGGCGTGTTTTCTGCAGCAGCACTGGTCTTTTTTGCCTACATCGGGTTTGACGCCGTGGCCGCGGCCGCCGAAGAAACAAAAAATCCGCAACGCGATTTGCCGCGCGGTCTCCTTTATTCTCTGGGGATCTGTACGGTATTGTACGTGGTGGTTTCCGGTATCATGACGGGGATGGTGCCGTTTAAACTATTCGCCCAAGACCAATCTCACCCGGTCTCATTGGCGCTGGAACGCGTGGGTCAAAACTGGGTGGCCGGATTTGTCGACCTGGGGGCCATCATTGGGATGACCACGGTGATGTTGGTGATGTTGTACGGTCAAACCCGGATTTTCTTCGCCATGTCCCGTGACGGCCTGTTACCGAGGAAGTTTTCGGATGTGCACGAAAAATATCGGACGCCGTATGGTGCCACTTGGTTCCTGGGGCTGATCGCCGCGTTGATCGGTGCACTGGTGCCGTTGGACAAGTTGGCCGAGCTGGTCAACATCGGCACGCTGGCTGCATTCACCCTGGTGTCCTTCGGTGTGTTGGTCCTGCGCAAAACGATGCCAGACGTGAAACGCCCGTTCAAAGTGCCCGGGGTTCCGGTTGTACCGATTTTGGCCATATTATTCTGCGTCTTCCTGATGACGCGGTTGGCCGCGATTACGTGGATGGCGTTCGTCATCTGGCTTACCATCGGATTGGTGATTTACTTCGGCTATTCCCGCAAGCACTCTGCATTGAGCGAAGCGGAATAA
- a CDS encoding YicC/YloC family endoribonuclease: MTGYGRGDREKDGIRFIVEIRSVNHRFLEIMVRLPSGWMMMEDPVKKAVQSVVKRGRVDVFVTLETGDREQTAEVDWQLAQTLVHTVREMNQRLGLSGEPTAMDLLQMPQVWTLREREIEPEHHQSLLLEAVHEACEALLQMRQREGQALAEDLAHRIGNLTRLVDQIRKRAPVVVEEYRTRLRQRLSEFLSEVKIDEDRLLTEAAIFADKSDIQEELTRLESHARQFLQSLGSNEPVGRRLDFLLQEMNREVNTIGSKSGDRLISSWVVECKSELEKMKEQVQNIE, encoded by the coding sequence ATGACAGGCTACGGTCGCGGTGATCGAGAAAAGGACGGTATTCGCTTCATCGTGGAAATCCGCTCGGTCAACCATCGTTTTTTGGAGATTATGGTCCGGTTGCCGTCAGGGTGGATGATGATGGAAGACCCTGTGAAAAAAGCGGTGCAATCCGTTGTCAAGCGGGGGCGTGTTGACGTGTTCGTCACCCTGGAGACGGGAGACCGGGAGCAAACGGCCGAAGTGGATTGGCAGTTGGCGCAAACGCTTGTCCATACCGTGAGGGAGATGAATCAACGCTTGGGATTGTCAGGTGAACCGACTGCCATGGATTTGTTGCAGATGCCCCAAGTGTGGACGTTACGTGAGAGAGAAATCGAACCGGAGCATCACCAGTCTCTGTTGCTGGAAGCGGTTCATGAAGCTTGTGAGGCGTTACTCCAGATGCGTCAGCGGGAAGGGCAAGCGTTGGCGGAGGATCTCGCCCACAGAATCGGCAACCTGACCCGTTTGGTGGATCAAATCCGGAAACGCGCACCAGTGGTAGTAGAGGAATACCGTACCCGTCTGCGTCAACGATTGAGCGAGTTTTTGTCGGAAGTGAAAATCGACGAAGACCGATTGCTGACGGAGGCGGCCATCTTTGCCGATAAATCAGATATCCAGGAAGAATTGACCCGGCTGGAAAGTCATGCCCGTCAGTTTCTTCAGTCGCTCGGTTCAAATGAACCAGTGGGACGTCGCCTCGATTTTCTGCTGCAAGAAATGAATCGTGAGGTGAATACGATCGGTTCCAAATCGGGCGACCGTCTCATCAGTTCCTGGGTAGTGGAGTGCAAGAGCGAGCTGGAAAAAATGAAAGAACAAGTGCAAAACATCGAGTAA
- a CDS encoding ROK family transcriptional regulator: MIQVGSFRWMKTLNKSTILNMIRLHGPISRAEIAKMTKLTPPTVTNIVGELLESNLVIEAELGESTGGRKPIMLKINADAFTVIGIYAGAKRIRGVAANLEGEVQHTVHVEIPPEPTEEAFVDLVQGAIRQLLDRADLQTRPCLGIGVGMHGLVDTEKGVSIFAPNLNIRDLPLKDRLEQAFQLPVEVENDVRALALGESWFGLGKDIADFICVHVGTGIGAGIILNNELYRGPSFTAGEIGHTTIDLNGPKCGCGNVGCLEALAAGPAILYRVREAIRQGRSTVLAEWVNGETERLTGEMVHLAAQQGDELAIEVLADAGRYLGIGLANLINTLNPSRIILSGGVARAGHFVLEPLQQTVKERALSAAAKDVAIMCSRLGDNGAAIGAMTLVLQDLFMPSYA, encoded by the coding sequence ATGATTCAAGTGGGAAGTTTCCGTTGGATGAAGACGCTCAACAAGTCAACCATCCTGAATATGATTCGTCTTCACGGACCCATCTCCAGAGCGGAGATTGCCAAGATGACCAAATTGACGCCGCCCACGGTGACCAATATCGTTGGTGAACTGTTGGAGTCCAATCTGGTAATCGAGGCGGAATTGGGAGAATCGACAGGTGGCAGAAAGCCGATCATGTTGAAGATCAACGCCGATGCATTTACCGTCATCGGCATCTACGCCGGTGCGAAAAGGATACGGGGCGTGGCGGCCAACTTGGAGGGAGAGGTCCAGCATACCGTACATGTAGAGATTCCACCTGAACCGACTGAGGAAGCGTTTGTGGATCTCGTCCAAGGGGCGATCCGACAATTGTTGGATCGCGCAGATCTCCAGACACGGCCTTGTCTGGGCATCGGGGTAGGGATGCACGGCCTTGTTGATACTGAAAAGGGGGTGTCCATTTTTGCCCCCAATCTCAATATCCGGGATTTGCCATTGAAAGATCGATTGGAACAAGCGTTTCAACTGCCCGTCGAAGTGGAGAACGACGTACGAGCGCTCGCTTTGGGGGAAAGTTGGTTTGGATTGGGAAAAGATATCGCAGATTTCATTTGCGTGCATGTGGGAACGGGGATCGGTGCCGGAATTATCTTAAACAACGAGTTGTATCGTGGACCGTCGTTTACCGCAGGTGAGATTGGACATACCACCATAGACCTGAACGGTCCGAAGTGCGGTTGCGGCAATGTGGGATGTTTGGAGGCGCTGGCGGCAGGTCCGGCCATTCTGTACCGGGTAAGAGAGGCGATCAGACAAGGTCGATCCACTGTATTGGCGGAGTGGGTAAACGGGGAGACGGAACGGTTGACAGGGGAGATGGTTCACCTGGCAGCTCAGCAAGGAGATGAATTGGCGATCGAAGTGTTGGCTGATGCGGGCCGTTATCTGGGGATCGGTCTCGCCAACCTGATCAATACGCTCAATCCCTCCCGCATCATCTTGAGCGGTGGTGTGGCGCGCGCCGGCCACTTTGTATTGGAGCCGCTTCAACAGACCGTAAAAGAACGGGCGCTCTCCGCCGCAGCCAAAGATGTCGCCATCATGTGTTCCCGACTGGGGGACAACGGTGCGGCGATCGGTGCGATGACATTGGTGTTGCAGGATTTGTTCATGCCCTCCTACGCATAA
- the galT gene encoding galactose-1-phosphate uridylyltransferase: MELRYNPLLDDWTMVASNRSHRPTMPKDFCPFCPGSGKVPDDYDVYAYDNDFPALMPDPPEPDPVGSSLYQTRKARGKCEVILYSPEHTVTLPQLSVDHIEKLVDLWTERFVELGQDPAHQYVLIFENRGEECGVTMPHPHGQIYAYSQMPLKIRTELANCRKHHERTKRCLICDMNREEKAFGQRVITENDSFLAYLPFFTDYPYGLFIVSKSHKTALPDFTRKEKRDLAEMLKHMTGTMDALFDRLFPYMMVLHQRPVNGDDVEAYYHFHIEFYPPLRDRNKLKFYASSEMGAWAACNPHAVEQTAEQMREAYRRYLDKEGRSS, encoded by the coding sequence GTGGAACTCCGATACAATCCGCTGTTGGATGATTGGACCATGGTGGCCAGCAACCGTTCGCACCGGCCGACCATGCCCAAGGACTTTTGTCCGTTTTGCCCGGGGTCGGGGAAGGTGCCGGATGATTACGATGTCTATGCCTACGACAACGATTTCCCGGCGTTGATGCCCGATCCTCCGGAACCGGATCCGGTCGGCTCATCACTCTACCAAACCAGAAAAGCCCGCGGCAAATGCGAAGTGATTTTGTATTCTCCGGAACATACGGTCACGTTGCCTCAGCTGTCGGTGGATCATATCGAAAAGCTGGTCGATCTGTGGACCGAACGATTCGTCGAATTGGGACAGGACCCTGCGCACCAGTATGTGTTGATCTTTGAAAACCGCGGTGAGGAATGCGGTGTGACCATGCCCCACCCGCACGGTCAAATTTATGCCTATTCACAAATGCCGCTCAAAATCCGCACTGAATTGGCCAATTGCCGAAAACATCACGAACGGACCAAGCGTTGCCTGATTTGCGATATGAACCGGGAGGAAAAGGCATTTGGGCAACGGGTCATCACCGAGAATGATTCATTTCTGGCGTATCTTCCCTTTTTCACCGACTACCCTTACGGATTGTTTATCGTGAGCAAAAGTCATAAAACCGCCTTACCGGATTTCACGCGGAAGGAGAAGCGGGATTTGGCCGAGATGCTCAAACACATGACCGGCACGATGGATGCGCTGTTCGACCGGTTGTTCCCCTACATGATGGTACTTCATCAACGTCCGGTCAACGGAGACGATGTGGAGGCGTACTATCATTTTCATATCGAATTTTATCCACCGTTACGCGACCGTAATAAACTGAAATTTTATGCTTCTTCGGAAATGGGAGCATGGGCGGCCTGCAATCCTCACGCTGTCGAACAAACGGCGGAGCAGATGCGGGAAGCGTATCGCCGATATCTGGATAAGGAGGGGCGGAGTTCATAA
- a CDS encoding M24 family metallopeptidase — translation MTRAVEAEPIAIVQERLARLRRWAAQNGLDGILLRKRRSFAWLTMGRCNHIVWTTEEGVADLLIFHDRAFCVTTRMESDRIKEEELAGLGFEMIASEWTEGVLPILRRLCAGKKIGADVWPDALGIESAVYMGDALFRLTYVLEKEEIRRYAWLCRQAAMAVEETCREIRPGMSEWEIQSRLAEKILPHGIFPQVILVATDERVFRYRHPIPTAKPLERYAMMVLCAEKWGLVANVTRLVHFGPLPKTLSDRRWKLAEIDLTMNLATRPGVPIRDVLRAGIEAYRRVGHPDDWRYLHQGGPTGYATREFLATPDCEGVVQLHQAFAWNPSLPGIKSEDTIWVDKQANHFLTHTGNWPYIIMERDGQVYQRPDILVIQQ, via the coding sequence ATGACAAGGGCGGTTGAAGCGGAGCCGATTGCCATCGTGCAAGAGCGCCTCGCCCGACTTCGCAGATGGGCGGCACAAAACGGACTGGATGGTATTCTGTTGCGAAAACGGCGCAGTTTCGCTTGGTTGACCATGGGGCGATGCAATCATATCGTCTGGACAACGGAAGAAGGGGTTGCCGATCTGCTGATTTTCCACGATCGGGCGTTCTGTGTAACGACACGGATGGAGTCCGACCGAATCAAAGAGGAGGAGTTGGCGGGCCTGGGATTTGAGATGATCGCTTCGGAATGGACCGAGGGGGTATTGCCCATACTTCGCCGATTATGTGCGGGGAAAAAGATCGGGGCTGATGTATGGCCGGATGCATTGGGTATCGAGAGCGCAGTCTATATGGGGGATGCACTGTTTCGGTTGACCTATGTGCTGGAGAAAGAGGAAATACGGCGCTACGCATGGCTGTGTCGACAGGCGGCGATGGCTGTTGAGGAGACTTGCCGGGAAATCCGACCGGGGATGAGCGAATGGGAGATTCAATCACGTCTGGCAGAGAAGATTTTGCCACACGGCATTTTCCCCCAGGTGATCCTAGTGGCCACAGATGAGCGCGTGTTCCGTTATCGTCATCCTATCCCCACCGCCAAGCCGCTCGAGCGATACGCTATGATGGTACTCTGTGCGGAAAAATGGGGATTGGTGGCCAATGTGACGCGTTTGGTCCACTTTGGTCCCCTGCCGAAAACGTTGTCCGATCGTCGTTGGAAACTGGCCGAGATCGACTTGACCATGAATCTTGCCACCCGGCCGGGAGTCCCGATCCGAGACGTATTGCGGGCGGGCATCGAGGCATACCGTCGGGTGGGACATCCGGATGATTGGCGATATCTTCATCAGGGCGGACCTACCGGGTATGCCACCCGTGAGTTTTTGGCGACACCGGATTGTGAGGGGGTGGTGCAACTGCATCAGGCATTTGCCTGGAATCCCTCATTGCCGGGTATCAAATCGGAAGATACGATATGGGTGGATAAACAAGCGAATCACTTTCTTACCCACACCGGAAATTGGCCATATATTATAATGGAAAGGGATGGACAAGTCTACCAACGGCCGGATATTTTAGTGATACAGCAGTAA
- the dapF gene encoding diaminopimelate epimerase, whose translation MKFTKMHGLGNDFVVVYQKDPLNESPRDLARAVCDRHRGVGADGLVFILPSERADLRMRIFNADGTEAEQCGNAVRCVAKYYYECVSGVKKELTVETGAGIQRVWLDVAGNRVDQVKVDMGVPVLQGEQIPVTIRKDRVVEEPLEVDGRHFAFTAISMGNPHVVIFVDDVVSFPVEAWGPKIETHPYFPNKTNVEFITVRSNRELDMRVWERGAGQTMACGSGACASVVASVLTGRTGRHVIVHLWGGDLEIEWSEQDDHVYMTGPAEVVFEGKWLGSDASF comes from the coding sequence CAAAAAGACCCGTTGAATGAATCGCCTAGAGATTTGGCGCGGGCTGTTTGTGATCGTCATCGCGGCGTGGGTGCGGACGGACTGGTGTTCATTCTGCCGTCGGAGCGGGCCGATTTGCGGATGCGCATTTTCAACGCCGACGGTACCGAAGCAGAACAATGCGGCAATGCGGTGCGATGCGTGGCTAAATATTACTACGAATGCGTCTCCGGCGTCAAAAAGGAGCTGACCGTGGAAACCGGTGCCGGGATTCAGCGGGTATGGCTGGATGTGGCCGGCAACCGGGTGGATCAGGTGAAGGTGGATATGGGCGTTCCCGTTTTGCAGGGTGAGCAAATTCCTGTCACGATCCGCAAAGACCGTGTGGTGGAAGAACCGCTGGAAGTAGACGGACGGCATTTCGCCTTTACCGCCATTTCCATGGGCAACCCGCATGTCGTCATTTTCGTGGACGATGTTGTGAGCTTTCCGGTGGAAGCGTGGGGGCCAAAAATTGAGACGCATCCGTATTTCCCTAATAAAACCAATGTGGAATTCATCACGGTCCGATCCAACAGGGAGCTGGATATGCGGGTCTGGGAACGTGGTGCCGGTCAAACCATGGCATGCGGCAGCGGCGCTTGTGCATCCGTGGTGGCATCGGTACTGACAGGCCGAACTGGCCGCCATGTGATCGTCCACCTGTGGGGGGGCGATCTGGAAATTGAGTGGAGCGAGCAAGACGACCACGTGTACATGACCGGACCGGCGGAAGTGGTGTTTGAAGGAAAATGGTTGGGGTCGGATGCTTCCTTTTGA
- a CDS encoding galactokinase has protein sequence MAGEKWFREFERHFDEGGGVRVFFAPGRVNLIGEHTDYTGGFVFPAALTFGTWVLVRPRRDGWFRFASCQMEREVHCRVDEIRFRPEDGWANYPKGIIHQFLEKGVQLDGADMLYHGNIPMGSGLSSSASIEMATAVACQALAGTDWPMVELVKMAQRAENHFIGVQCGIMDQFASGMGRKDNAILLHCDTLRYRYAPLELGDYRLIITHTNKPRELADSKYNERRAECEEGFKQIRSWLENASSLGEVDVDTWQRVRERVSDPTLRKRLTHVVEENARVHASVEALEEGDLIAFGRLMIQSHESLRDLYEVTGKELDALFDAARQVDGCIGTRMTGAGFGGCTVSLVHRDAVETFQEEVGKQYERQTGLTPAFYTAEIGDGAREVSEEVFTSWRFS, from the coding sequence ATGGCGGGTGAAAAATGGTTCCGCGAGTTTGAACGTCATTTCGACGAGGGTGGCGGGGTCCGCGTCTTTTTTGCTCCGGGAAGGGTGAATCTGATCGGGGAACATACTGATTATACGGGCGGTTTCGTTTTTCCGGCGGCGCTGACGTTTGGCACGTGGGTATTGGTTCGTCCGCGCAGAGATGGTTGGTTTCGATTCGCGTCATGCCAAATGGAAAGGGAAGTCCACTGTCGGGTGGATGAAATCCGATTTCGTCCGGAAGACGGCTGGGCCAACTATCCCAAAGGAATTATCCACCAGTTTTTGGAGAAAGGTGTCCAGCTGGACGGAGCGGACATGCTGTATCACGGTAATATTCCGATGGGATCGGGATTGTCCTCGTCGGCTTCCATCGAGATGGCCACAGCGGTGGCTTGTCAAGCGCTGGCCGGGACGGATTGGCCGATGGTGGAGCTAGTCAAAATGGCGCAACGTGCGGAAAACCATTTCATCGGTGTCCAATGCGGGATCATGGATCAATTCGCCTCCGGCATGGGACGAAAAGATAACGCCATCCTGTTGCATTGCGACACTCTTCGGTACCGGTACGCACCGCTGGAACTGGGCGATTACCGGTTGATCATCACCCATACCAACAAACCGCGCGAACTGGCCGATTCCAAATATAATGAACGGCGTGCCGAATGCGAGGAAGGGTTTAAGCAAATCCGCTCCTGGTTGGAAAACGCATCTAGTCTTGGTGAGGTGGATGTGGACACGTGGCAACGGGTGCGGGAGCGGGTATCTGATCCAACGCTTCGGAAACGGTTGACGCACGTGGTGGAGGAAAACGCCCGTGTCCATGCATCCGTCGAAGCGTTGGAGGAAGGGGATTTGATCGCGTTTGGCCGTTTGATGATCCAATCGCATGAATCCTTGCGCGATTTGTACGAAGTGACCGGGAAAGAGCTGGATGCCCTGTTTGATGCAGCTCGACAGGTGGATGGATGCATCGGTACGCGCATGACGGGAGCGGGATTTGGTGGATGCACGGTTAGTTTGGTGCACCGGGATGCAGTGGAGACGTTTCAAGAGGAAGTCGGGAAACAGTACGAAAGGCAGACGGGATTGACACCCGCTTTTTATACGGCGGAGATCGGAGACGGTGCACGCGAAGTGAGCGAGGAGGTTTTCACATCATGGCGATTCTCGTAA
- the galE gene encoding UDP-glucose 4-epimerase GalE, protein MAILVTGGAGYIGSHTVSELLDHGEEVIVLDNLEKGHREAVLAQTFIHGDVRDRELLDQIFRRYDVEAVVHFAAYSLVGDSMKDPLAYYDNNVAAAQILLTKMIEHGVKRIVFSSTAATYGEPRQIPIQETDATEPTNAYGETKLAIEKMMKWCEQAYGLRFISLRYFNAAGAHPDGHIGEDHDPETHLIPIVLQVALGQREALSIFGDDYPTEDGTCIRDYVHVMDLAQAHRLALEKLRETGKSGIYNLGSGTGFSVKQVVERAREITGHPIPTRVAPHRPGDPAVLIASSQKAREELGWRPQFEDLDTIITTAWAWHRSHPNGYRKEEMRG, encoded by the coding sequence ATGGCGATTCTCGTAACAGGCGGTGCCGGTTATATCGGGAGTCACACGGTAAGCGAACTGTTGGACCACGGAGAAGAAGTGATTGTGCTGGACAATCTGGAAAAAGGGCATCGGGAAGCGGTGTTGGCGCAGACGTTTATCCACGGCGATGTACGCGACCGCGAGCTGTTGGACCAGATTTTCCGTCGGTACGATGTGGAGGCGGTGGTTCATTTCGCCGCATATTCCTTGGTCGGCGATTCGATGAAAGATCCGTTGGCCTACTACGACAACAATGTCGCAGCCGCACAAATTCTGTTGACCAAGATGATCGAACACGGAGTGAAGCGCATCGTATTTTCGTCGACAGCCGCCACGTATGGTGAGCCCAGACAAATTCCCATTCAGGAGACGGACGCTACCGAACCAACCAATGCATATGGCGAAACGAAACTGGCCATCGAAAAAATGATGAAATGGTGTGAACAAGCCTATGGATTGCGTTTTATTTCCCTGCGGTATTTCAACGCGGCAGGTGCGCATCCGGACGGTCACATCGGAGAGGATCATGACCCGGAAACCCATCTGATCCCGATCGTGCTGCAAGTAGCCCTCGGCCAACGGGAGGCATTGTCCATTTTTGGCGATGATTATCCGACCGAAGACGGGACTTGCATCCGGGATTATGTACATGTGATGGATTTGGCGCAGGCGCATCGGTTGGCGCTGGAAAAATTGCGAGAAACAGGGAAAAGCGGTATCTACAATCTGGGAAGTGGAACCGGTTTCTCCGTGAAACAGGTGGTAGAACGCGCACGGGAAATCACCGGACACCCCATCCCCACCCGTGTGGCACCGCACCGACCGGGAGATCCAGCCGTGCTGATCGCATCCTCACAGAAGGCGCGGGAAGAGTTGGGATGGCGACCGCAATTTGAGGATTTGGACACGATCATCACCACGGCCTGGGCATGGCACCGATCCCATCCGAACGGATACAGAAAAGAGGAGATGCGCGGATGA
- a CDS encoding glucose-6-phosphate isomerase: protein MTKRLTFDYSKALTFVGEHEIAQMEPAVRTAHELLHNGTGAGNDFLGWVNLPFDYDRDEFARIQAAAKKIQSDSDALVVIGIGGSYLGARAAIEMLTHSFYNQLPKDKRKTPEIYFVGHHISSTYTAQLLELLEGKDISVNVISKSGTTTEPAIAFRFFREYMEKRYGKEEARRRIYATTDRAKGALKKLADAEGYETFVIPDDVGGRYSVLTAVGLLPIAVSGVDIEAMMAGARDAAEAYRNPVLAENPSYQYAAVRNALYRKGKTTELLVNYEPSFHYFAEWWKQLYGESEGKDQKGIFPAAVDFTTDLHSMGQYIQEGLRNIFETVIRIDQPRVDLTIQSDEENLDGLNYLAGQTMDFVNKKAMEGTLLAHTDGGVPNLVVEVPEVSPYYFGQLVYFFEKACGISGYLLGVNPFDQPGVEAYKKNMFALLGKPGFESDRERLLKRLNG, encoded by the coding sequence ATGACCAAACGATTGACATTCGACTATTCCAAAGCATTGACATTTGTCGGAGAGCATGAGATTGCCCAGATGGAGCCGGCCGTGCGGACAGCACATGAGCTTCTACATAACGGCACGGGAGCGGGCAATGATTTTCTGGGATGGGTGAATCTTCCCTTTGACTACGACCGGGACGAATTTGCTCGGATTCAGGCCGCTGCAAAAAAGATCCAGTCCGACTCGGACGCTTTGGTTGTGATCGGGATCGGCGGATCGTATCTGGGCGCACGTGCCGCCATCGAAATGTTGACCCACAGCTTTTACAACCAATTGCCGAAGGACAAGCGCAAAACACCGGAAATCTATTTCGTCGGGCATCACATCAGCTCCACATACACCGCTCAATTGCTGGAGCTATTGGAAGGCAAGGATATCAGTGTCAACGTGATTTCCAAATCGGGCACGACGACGGAACCGGCCATTGCGTTCCGGTTCTTCCGTGAATACATGGAAAAACGCTATGGCAAAGAAGAAGCACGTCGGCGCATTTATGCCACCACTGACCGGGCCAAAGGTGCGCTGAAAAAACTGGCCGATGCCGAAGGATATGAAACGTTCGTCATCCCGGACGACGTCGGCGGACGCTACTCTGTATTGACGGCGGTGGGGCTGTTGCCGATCGCTGTGAGCGGAGTGGACATCGAAGCGATGATGGCCGGAGCCCGCGACGCTGCGGAAGCGTATCGCAACCCCGTGTTGGCGGAAAACCCGAGCTATCAATATGCAGCGGTTCGCAACGCACTTTATCGAAAAGGAAAAACGACGGAGCTTTTGGTCAACTATGAGCCGTCTTTCCATTATTTCGCCGAATGGTGGAAACAATTGTACGGTGAGAGTGAGGGGAAAGACCAGAAAGGAATTTTCCCGGCCGCTGTCGACTTTACCACCGATTTGCATTCGATGGGGCAATACATCCAAGAAGGGTTGCGCAACATCTTTGAGACCGTGATCCGCATCGACCAACCCCGTGTGGATCTGACCATCCAGTCCGACGAGGAAAACCTGGACGGATTGAATTATCTGGCCGGTCAAACGATGGACTTTGTAAACAAAAAAGCGATGGAAGGAACGCTTTTGGCTCACACCGACGGCGGTGTGCCCAATCTGGTTGTGGAAGTGCCGGAAGTCTCCCCTTATTATTTCGGCCAATTGGTCTACTTCTTTGAAAAGGCGTGCGGCATCAGCGGTTATCTGCTTGGAGTCAACCCGTTTGACCAACCTGGGGTGGAAGCTTACAAGAAAAATATGTTTGCGCTCTTGGGTAAACCCGGGTTCGAATCTGATCGGGAACGTCTGCTGAAACGGCTGAACGGATAA